A segment of the Daphnia pulex isolate KAP4 chromosome 10, ASM2113471v1 genome:
AGAAGAAATTCGGATGATTCGACCATTTCAGAGCAGATTGGCCATAGACTACGACAATAACTGCAAGCTTGGATGGTTGAAAGCAAAAACTCTTTTTGCTTAGAAGGAGTTTCAGAGGAACTCTCCCAGTAAGGTCGAGTGGACTCTAATCGAGGACAAAACGACCGTATTTTCTGGCAATAACTGAAATGCGTATCGGCAGATTGGACAATATCGGCTAGACCTTCGGGGACTTCAagggaaacaatttttttaggtATGGAGGATGATAAGGGAACTTGAGTGGACGGAGAAGGAGTTGCGGGGGGAAGCGTACTGTTTGAATTCGACTGTTTTTCAGAAGAACTTGAATCAACGGTTTTTTGCACTAACTCTGCTACTGGTGATTTATTAGCTGGCCAGACGGGAGCTGCAGGAACAAGGGTCTGAAAAGCCTTCAATGTATCATTATAAACGGGAGGAGTTTCTCCAATGGATTCTGATTTGGAGCAGATTTTCTGAAGGCTATTGCAGTTGCTACAAAAAGACGCTTGTGGGAATCCAGTTGAATCAGAACAGCTTGGCAGTAATTTACGGCAATATATAAAAGTTGGGCCAGCAGAACGAATAAATCCTGCTAAAGCTTGAAAGAACGACTGATTTTCAGAAGGTGGGGTTCCAGGAGCTTGAGATACCATATTGAGGGTAAGAGAGATATCTGGAGAGCGAGTACTAGATGGTGAGGCTGGTGTTGAAGTGAGTTGGGTTTTATTAGTTTGGGAAAGTTGAGGCAAAGACACAGAAGTTGAATTCTGATTTGAGAGTGAGAGTGAAGCTGAAACTGTAACAGAAACTGCTGGGGAGAAAGTTGAGTTGAGCGTAGATTTAGGTACAGATGAAGAAGTAGTGGTAGAAGAAAGGGATCTAGCGGTGCTGGTTGCGATACCGGCAGGGTTGGAAGTAGATGAAGTGGTATTATTAGGGCTAGTTGGAGTAGTAGTTGCATTTTTAGTTACGTTAGTTAGGGTAGGTGGAGTAGTAGTTGTATTATTAGTTACGTTAGTTGGGTTAGTAGCTCCGTTAATTGAAGTAGAGTTAGCTGCGGAatttgtagtagtagttgcGGAAGTTAGAGTAGTAGATGGGGCGATAGTTCCGTTAACTGGAATAGTAGTTGCGCTAGTTGGAATAGTATTAGTTGCGATAGTTGAAGTAGTAGTTCCGTTAGTCGGAATGTTAATAGTTGGGGTAGTAGTTCCATTATTAATTGGAGTAGCATAAGTTGCGTTAGCTGAAATAGTAGTTCGGGTACTAGTTGCGTTGGTTGATGCAATAGTTGCGgtactcggtgtagtagttgcGGCAGTTACAGTAGTAGTTGGGGAGGTAAGAATGGAGGAAGGGATGAGAGTGAGAGTGGAAGAAGCAAATGGACTTGGAGTAGTGATAGTGGCTGTAGCAGAAATTATTGAGGAAGTGGAACTAACAGCAGACGCAGCAGTGGAAACTACGGATGCTTTACCAGCTGATGGGGCCTCTGCAGCAGGAGATGAAGGGAGAAGGGATGGGCCTTTGGTTGTAGCGCTAGACATCGAAGATGATATTTGCGGAGGTCGAGTGGATGTGTTCAATGTGGAAATCATTGAAACAGGGCTTGAGCTGTTGGAATAAGCTTGCAATTGCGCGGATGTTGTACCTGAAGATGCGAAAGTTCCGGACGCTTTCTGAGACTGGGGATTGTCGTTATTCTTGACCTCACCTTCATAGGAAACGTCAGCAACATAACCATTGCCATCAGCTTTGTATTTGACAGTTTCTTTTCGTCCATCAGGTAGTAGAACGTAATACGTTCCAGTAACGACTTCGCCGTCACTGCTCTCTTTATGCCCGTAATCTAAACCGCTTTTACTGTCTTCCACGGCATACTCAAAGCTGTAAGGTGTTTTGCGCTTGATATCCAACATAGCGTTGGTCTGCACGAAAATAGAATTTCTCGTCACAATTGtttcaagttatttaaaaaaatatagactTACGGATTGGTTTGCTTTATTAGTCAGCTTTGGGGACGGCTCTGGAATTGGCTCTGGAACTGGTTCGGATTCTGCTTTGGGAGACTTAAGAGCACCAGGTTTAGCAGTAACAGTGGTGGTGGTAACAGCGGCAAGAGTGTCGACGGGGCCAAGTATTTCGTCAGCCTCAAAGGACATTTCaagatcaaaatcaaattcttctCGTTCGTCTTCATTACCAGTCACAGATGTAGCTAACAAGCAACACACTACGAGGACGCCCACCTATAAATGGAATTGTAATCAACTGTCAACcgaatactttttttttttttaactttaaagatTAACCGGGGAAAAAATACGAACAAATTCTTACATTCATGTTTGCTAGTTAGAAATCGCTCCTGAAATGGTTTGCTCTTCATGTGTCCCTTAGGTTTATATATATGCTGCAATTGCGACTGGGTATTTGGCCGGATATGAGAAAAGTGCAAAATCGATGAATGATGACACAGTTTCCTTCGGGCTCTGTGTCTGTGAAGGATAGCTACGTTAAAAAAACCTACTCGAGGTATTATTCGCAGTGACCTTCTCATACTGTTTCCAGTTGGCAgtttttctaaacaaaattattttcccggCCATACAAAATGCGATGCCCTCCTTTTGCTGTGTCCAATTCCATATAGTATAGATTCAATGTCGTTGGATTGGAACGTGAAATAGAAAGTCGTCTTTCCAACCAGCCTCGAAGATGCGCCCTGAATGGGTCCATATGGAATGTTCTATCCATTTGATTGTCGATCAATCAACGATACGATACGACAATCGTATATATACGACATGCACCgccggcaaaaaaaaatattttatagcgCGCCAGCGCGTTTGTTTCCATTATTTGGTTACCGCATTATAAATATGAATAATAACTCTCCAGTTTCATTGATGAATAGGTAAAGGCTAATAGAAACGAAAAGCACTGATATTCACTTAGGAATACACGCCAATTTACACTCAGTTGGTTTACCTTTCAGTCTATCAGTATATTTATTGTACGTTTGTAATAACTCCATCGAACTACATCCATTCAATAGGTCCATATATTTCGTCGAGTCAATGACgaaattttaactttatttcatGGCcttatatatttgaatttaccTTACCACGAACGTATCTCCTACTAACAGTCGGATCATTGCgctatttgttttaattttaaattgcacTGTTAAATATGATTCAATAGtgtattttacttttctcATAAAtggtacatttttttataaaagcaGCCATACAATATGATAGTCTGTCATCATTTAGAGAATCGGTATACATTGACTTTTAAGATTAGGGttataaatttatattattcttCAGCTTCACCaatgtatttatatttaattcgATTATGttctatgtatatatactattTCGTCATTTTATATAAGGATTTGTCGAGGAAGCAATTTTTCGTTAATCATTATGCGATCCCGATCAAATTTAATACGGATTGACAAGTGGCTTGGGTGTGTTTCTTTGGGTAAGCGGAATTGGAGCAACCGGATAAGCTGGGGCAGGAGCTGGAACAGGAGGAGAAGGTTGGCCATAAGATATGGCCTGTACTCCTGGTTGGACAACCGGACGAACCAATCCCGCTGGAGGTGTGTTAGCCTGTGCTGTTGTGACTTGAGATAACTGTGGTGGCGGAGGCGCAACAGCTTGAGTCCAAACTGCAGTCGGAGCTGGAATGGCGCTCCGAGCAGGAGCCGGAGCGGCGACAGGGGCAGAAGTAGCAGGAATGACCGAAGGAGTTCGGTCTACAGCAGGAGCGACAGGTACTACTGGTACTTTGACAGCTGGCCAGACGGGGGCTGAAGCAGTTGGTGGCGCTTTTGTTGGCGCTTTTGTTGGCGCTTTTAGTGTAGCAGTTGGCAGCGTTGCTGGCGCTTTTGGTGTAGCATTAGAGACGGGCAACGATTGTGGAGCTCTTGTAGGTGGGGCAGGTGCGGATGCTGGTTTTGATGGAGCTTGCAACTGCGGGGAGGTGCCTGGTGAACTACCGGCTCCTTTCTGAGGTTTGGCATTGTCATATTTGGCCTCTCCATCATAAATAACTTCAGCCACATATCCATTGTCGTCAGCTTTGTAATTGACCGTCTCCATGCGACCGTCGGGGAGTAGAACGTAATAAGTTCCCGTGACGACTAGGCCGTCGCTGCTCTCTTTATGGCCGAAATCCAGACCAATGGCATCGTCGTTCACTCCGTACTGGAAGCTGTAAGGCATCAACATCATCGGCTTGGATGTTCaaaccaaaattcaattaGATTATTTCGTCCATATCCATATCTATAACACTTTATAAAGAATGAAGATCAACTCACaggctgagctgctgctgattgTCCTGATACGCGGGCCGGTGCTGCCGCTGGTGCTACTGCTGGTGCTACTGCTGGTGCTACTGCCGGTGCTGCCGCTGGTGCTACTGCTGGTGCTGACGGTTGAGCATAAGCAGCCGAGTAAGCGTaagcagcggcagcggcagcagcagtcggaATGGTGACAGGAGCGGAAGGAGGATTCTTGACGCGTTCAGGACCGTAGCCATCTGCATCCTCACTGCGTTCAGGAACAGATGGAACAGATTCTTGCGGCGATGGGACTTCGTCTTGACCAGTCACTGCTGTTGCCGTCAAGCACAACACAATTAAGATGAATACctgtaaataaatatgtatataCAATTAGCTATTTGAGTTGtaaatccatttttaaaaaaaattgtttacttTCATGTTTGCGGGTTATCGAATGGCTTGGAGAAGCTTGTCAACTGATTTGATTCCATTGCCTGTTTCGTTTATATACAAGTTTGTACTTTCCTTGAGGCCATATTGCTCGAAACCGGAAATAAGGTTATGGCACGTAAATGTATGCGATCAATGAACAGACCGATACATCTTTTGCAACTAGCTACAGGATGTCGTACACATCGTCTCCATCGTTCGATATCGCGATTCGATTTCTAATATTCAACATTTCTATGTTGAATTTGGCAGTTTTCTCAAATCTCTTTCCGCTCTTTTCTTTACGCGGGACATATTGATGTGGCTTGTGTCCAAGTTTTCACGAAAGAAGTAGCACTTacaatttcaatgaaatatgcaaaatttgttgttcGTGATGAATAGAGTGAAAGTCGCATTCCACCTCGTCTCCGCTACTAGAAGATGTGATGTTAAGATGAAAGCAATGCTCCACTATTCTTGGCTGTCAGTCAATAAGAGACAAGAAAAGTAAACACGCAATGGTAAGAAATGTGGGCCTGGTGACTATGTCGGCTTTTCGCCTTTCCCTCTATATTTTCCGGTCCATTCTTCGGtttgtgaataaaaataaatgttaccTTATCCAACCATAACGCCTTGTCAATTTGTATTAATAGAAAggttatttattataaaaaggATACAGAATAAAAAGGACCTTTCGATTTTCAAAGTTCTATATCTTTACggcggattgcttgttaaTCTGTTATTTATGGTCTTTGGGCTGTTCCTGTATACATGTGAGAACAAGACACGATGACGCAAAACAATTAAGCTTTCTCTTAGACCAGATTGTTTCCGTATCaacaagattttatttttttttgcgtttttcAATGTtccattttctgaaatttgaTGGTTCATAAACCAGCAGGGGCTAAAGTAGCCCTCGTCTtgctgggggaaaaaaaggtctaaaagaaataatgctAAAGTGATTTTCTCTAATAATCGCAAAACAGCATCTGCTTCTGGCGCAAGCACAGCTGTAACATTGCATGCAACTTGTTTTGGGGAAAGGTCCGGCGTTATATAGAAAGCTAGTTATCTATATATTCTTTCCCACATCCCATCCATTAAGATCACTGGAGCGTTTTCCGGCCATTAAACCTAACCTGCAAACATATTGTCTCTCCCATGAATGATACGTGCTGGGCTGTTATCAAAGCAGcagggagaaaaagaacaatcCCGCGTAAACGCGTGTGGCTTTCTCCTTGTACTGGACAAATAATggccaacacacacaatacGGCCGCACGCCATTGTTTAcaataatgtaaaaataatttaaacaaaggagtcttttttttgcaacacTAATTAACGCTAACCGTCATCCTTGTCGGTTGCGTTCAATCTGCTTTTCGGTCACGGTTTTgtcgttttgaaatttttagtcTAGATTATTCGACGAATGGTTTATGGTGCtgataacaattaaaattttcagtgTGAGAAATGTATATTGATTGAGTGATACACGTGCGTGGGAAATTCATCAAACGATAACCAAGAAAAATAAGCGAATCAACGATTAATTCATTCAACATTGATAACGCTCGTGTcaacagaaaatgaattgcaaCATAGAAAAATAGAGGACTCGAATAGatgtgaaacatttaaaaaactataCGAGATAGGGACCGGAGTTGATGACCTGCACCATCGCCCggaattttcaagttttcaaatattaaaaaacttaaaaaggaaatacaaCATTTTATCGCTATTGCCTATTGGTTGTCAACTGACTCGGTTGGACAGTGGTAACAGACACCTGAGACGGACTCGCTTGACTCCCTTTCACTTCCTTCGTAACCTTGCGTGAGTTGCGCCTAGTGATGGGCACGTAACGTTGTCTCACCACCCGTTTCGGTGGGCTACGTCTTCGCTTCTCGCTGGCGGGACGACGGAGTTCGACCACTTCGTTGTCGGAATACCCACTGTGTGGTTTCCTCTCTCCGGATTCAACACCCTGCTTATTCAACTCACGACGGGGATATGGCTCGGTGCTGTAGCCGTCGTGGGGGCGCGGGTAGTTGGGCCTGGGTCGGTATTTTTCCAAGTAACGAGGTTCACTGGCGCGATAATTCGATTCTCCGTAGCCGCTGTGAGGCGCCGGACGGCCGGAAGAATGTTCTTCAGGCTGATACGGTCTCGGAGTGTAGACTTCCTGAGCCGGATGCTCTTCTTGTGGGTACTGCTTAGGAGCATATCCTTCGTGAGGCCTGGTGTAAGGCTTAGGAGCATACTCTTCCTTGGGCTGGTTGTAAAGCCTAGGAGAATAGCCATCATGAGGCAAGTTGGGAGTGTATTCTTCTTTGCGCTCGTTGTACTTCTTGTGGGAATAAATATCGTGAGGTAAGGACGTTGGAGGAACTGGAACATGCTCCTCTTTAGGCTCGTTGTACTGCTTTTGGGTATAGCCATCATGAGGCTGGACTTTTCTACCATAGTCGCCTTGAAACTGTTTGTAAAGCCTGTCGGAGTAGCCGTCGTGAGGTTTGGGGTATTCACGAGGCGCGTAAGGAACGTAAGTCTGAGGGTATGGTGTCTGCGTGGTGGGATAGTCGTTGGGAGGATAAGGTTTAGTATACGGGTTGGGAGAGTAGCCATCGTGAGGTTTGCGCACTTCACTCGCTGGTGACGGCGGCGGAGACGATTTCGGTTCGTCTGTAACTGGAGGAGAAATTGTCGAGATGAATGGTTCTTGGTGCTGTTCGATTGATGGCTTGTCGGTACTCGAGTAAAACGGATTCGGTTCGTACAAAGGCTTCTTGATCAAATGCCCAGATGGATACTCTGGTTCTCTAGGACGGTAGACTGGTCTGGGCTCATAGACTGGTTCTTTGGGCACATAAGCAGGTTCTTGGGGTGGAGGATAGAATGGTTTTCTAGGCTCGTATGTGGGTTCACGAGTGTACTCGGGCTTTCTAGGTTCGTACGAAGGTTCAGGAGCGTACACAGGCTTCCTTGGCTCGTACACTGGCTCAGGAGCGTAGACAGGCTTTTTGGGTACATATGGAGGCTCGGGTCCCTCATATGGTCTGCTGGATGGCGTGATTGGTGGCGGATTGGCGACTGTGGGTTCGTAGCGGACCTTGGCTTGGAAACCGCTGTTACCCTCGACGTAATAAGTCACAATTTGGGTGCGACCATCCGGAAGTGCGACACGGTACTCGCCATCTACGCGCTTTCCATCACTTTTCTCTTGATGGCCGTAGTCATTGTACGACTGCGGATGGTAGACTGAGTAGCCGAACTGATATGGCATTCCCTGCAAATCACAGTgtgtttgaaatcaaaattttatcttaaagtaaaaatacaaatttttcgaaaatttattGGTATACTCACGTAACCCGTTGATTCGGGATAGTATTCTGGGTCATAGGGCGCTTGTCGGGTTGCAACTCTTTTGAGCTCTCTTTTGCTCTCTCTTTGAGCGGCAGCATCACTCAACACTATGATGGTCGCCAATAAGCAAAACACCTGTAATAACTACAATAGTAGAGAATATGCGGCGCCGTTTTAATTGTATTCTGCTTTGAAACAATGATAAGGAATTcactattcaaattttaaaaaataccttcATTTTATTCTATTGGATTTTGGGGTAGTAGATTCGAATCCGCTACCACCTTAATTTCACTGTAACTGTATCGACAAACGAGACAGAAATGTTGCGAAAGACAGGAAGAACACGGAGCCTTATATGTTCTCCAAATAGCCGCCGCCGGTGGGTAAAGCTAAAAACTGGTCAGTGGGAGAGAGAACTAAACATCATCCTTGTGTTCTAGTATTTGTTCcggaatttttctctttttttttctggctctttttttttttaggaagtTTTTCGCTTTCACGCGACTACATAGGAGAATCagtaaggaaaaaaacaaacaaaaagtttgtAAATTTCTCCTGTTATAGTTTTACTTCGCAGCCGCGTGTGTGCTGATATATACTCTCTCACTTTGTTTCTGCCTAGCTTGTCTCGGCTCTTTATCAAACCCCATGTATTATATGTTTGCTCCTGGAGAAAACTGCCGTCTCCACTATAGTACACTGCACGCGCgttagaatttttcaattaacctAAATGTCCAGTGGTCCTCAATTATGTCATTTACCAAAGCAATAACGCGATATGTGCAGATCCGCAGATCGCGCCAATAATTGCCTGTATATACTCATCTATTATCCTTTCTAACCATATATTTTGCAAAACTGTATTGTACTTAAAGTGACAATAAATTCATTCCAGTCGCGGTATGGTAGTTGCGCTAATATAACTGCTGTTCAACCAACCGTGCAATATGTatcttgttttttcctttcctcaAACTGAGGAGGAAGGATTTGTGATGGCCCATAATCCCACGGGAGAGAATGATATAGATCAAAGGCGTTGAAATTGGGGTTAGTAGACAGATTGGAATtgggatttaaaaataaaaaatggtatTTCAGTTTCCTTGTATTTTTCTCTGCGCGGCGCTGTGTCACAGCTTGTTGTGCACTTTCTGTTATATTTCAATCGCTCCACATTGGGGTCTTTTTTGTCAACGAGCCGCAGGGAGCATTTTAGATCACAGCAGGGTACAGACAATTTACAGCTCGCTGAAGTCGGCTGAAGTAACCGATTGGATTTTTAACGCCACCAAAGCGTTGTTCTTATATTTTGCTACAGTTGCGGCCTAGTTATCCGCGaaattgtctgttttttttgcaaagtaggctaatttaatatttttggaGGAAATTTAGGCTAAAGCTTTTATCATGTGTAGGGGTTTGATAATGCTTTTCGTTATTAACTTTTGGCAATTTGGTGTTTTGGTGATATAAACCCTATCATGCGGCGTAACAGATTTTCATGGGGGAAAACCAGAACTTCACTGCGGCCATGGATTGAAGACACCTTGGGCTAAGGGGAAAAGTAGTTGTGAATCTCGAACAGGATAGCCGGTACACTATACGCAGCGTGTGCGTAAAAAAACATGATCAGAGAGACATAACCATCTGTGATAAAAGTGAACCATATGATATCTTAACAAGGctctcaataaaaaaaaagcggctGTAAAGAAAGAGGATAATATTGAGTGCGGGCTATATCAACACGTAACTTTCACtgtaaaaggaaaacaaaaatgttgaaattgttAATGCAGTGGATGACGCGTGTGTATCGGCTTGTAATTATGTTCAGGGTTCAGTTCTCAGTCTCAGATCATATAATAGTTAGGAGATATGTGCATCTCTATTGTTTTCACATTACATTAGAATTTGCTGCTCTCTAATTGTTGTGATGTAGAGAAAGAAGCATTGCTTTTTAATTTGATGCGCGCACCGAAAAAAATGCCTACTTTCTTcaacactttttctctcttcatttaATCACTGCTTTGTTTCCTGCTGTTGAAACCTCCATTTTACGACTTTGTATTATTACAGAAACCTATTGGCAGAGCTGCTGAGGCGTTAAAAAACGATTAAACTTTTCGGGAGAGAACATCTACAGTACACATGGACAGTGGCTGCGTTCATCCATGTTGGGAGAAAATAAACGTTACTTTCTTGTCGATTGGAGAAAGTCTCTTTCTCCACTTTGTTAACAGGAAGAAACTCATTCGTAGTATCATGCAGGTGCGCACTGTTCCAGCCTTCCATGGCAAAAGAGGATATATATACAATAAGcagaagaattattattaggctacccattttcatttcttcccgTTTTGAAACACACTTTTTCCATCTATAAACGCTCTCTATTCACTTGCTTGGTTGGCCCAACCGCAACAAGATAAATGCTCGTGACAAGCTAAATTTGCGCTGCATCAAAATGATAAAGACGCGTAATTTATTGCCGTCATTTTGGTATAGACTGTTGTATGCTTCTGAAATTAAACCTAAATATAAAGTGAAAATAATGCCATCACTGGTGGgcgcttttaatttttttctattaaacaaAAGACTAAATACGAATTGGTTGTAAGATAACAGATATAACGAAAACAggaaaggaataagaaaaaaacatttccgttTTATATATCAGTGTTGCTTAATGTCAACAAGGAAGCTGGTTGAGAAGTAAAAAGATACGTGAAACTCTCGACGCATTAACTGAAGGTCAATCTTTTGGATTTTCGTCTTGCATCACTGCTGGgagttaaatttcttttaattaaagaGTTTCGGGTATCAGCAGCGTTCCAACAAGGTCTATCCTCCCGGTCTTTGAAGCGTCTCTTTACACAAGAATCATTTTCTAATGACGAATGGTCTTCGTTTGATGTCGGGTCGACTGCATCTGCACTAGATTGGAGAGTAATAGGCGTGCTATTGATCTGAACAGGCATCCCAGCAGTCAGTTCGTccaagttttctttctccttcaaaGCGACTGCGCCCAGCAGTGAACTTTCAATCAACGTTTCTTCCTCAGAGTTTGAGCTAATTCCAGCGCACAGAGTAATATCATCGGTACTTTCAAGTTCAGCAGGATAGAGATCTTCTGCAGTAGTTTCAacacttttctcttcttcaatgGTATTGTTAATTGTAAAATCGAAATTGGAAGTTGAAACATCCAGAGAATAAAAACTGTCGACACTTTCACCTTCACCACTCGACCACGGAATGTCCTCGTTATCCCAAGTGAATTCGTTTTCCGAGGGTCGACTCGGAGGCATAGTTTTCAAAGAGGATTTCGGTTGGACGTAAGCATAAGTAATATCGATCCCTCTAATGTGTTGCTCAATAGATCCCGGAATTTcgctttcttctcttttgggcTGCACAGCCAACGGGGTGACGCGGAACGGTGTTGAAGTTTTAAAGCTTTGACTCGGCAATAGCAGTTTTTCAGTTGACCTCAAAGAATCTTCATCGT
Coding sequences within it:
- the LOC124204395 gene encoding uncharacterized protein PB18E9.04c-like, translating into MNVGVLVVCCLLATSVTGNEDEREEFDFDLEMSFEADEILGPVDTLAAVTTTTVTAKPGALKSPKAESEPVPEPIPEPSPKLTNKANQSTNAMLDIKRKTPYSFEYAVEDSKSGLDYGHKESSDGEVVTGTYYVLLPDGRKETVKYKADGNGYVADVSYEGEVKNNDNPQSQKASGTFASSGTTSAQLQAYSNSSSPVSMISTLNTSTRPPQISSSMSSATTKGPSLLPSSPAAEAPSAGKASVVSTAASAVSSTSSIISATATITTPSPFASSTLTLIPSSILTSPTTTVTAATTTPSTATIASTNATSTRTTISANATYATPINNGTTTPTINIPTNGTTTSTIATNTIPTSATTIPVNGTIAPSTTLTSATTTTNSAANSTSINGATNPTNVTNNTTTTPPTLTNVTKNATTTPTSPNNTTSSTSNPAGIATSTARSLSSTTTSSSVPKSTLNSTFSPAVSVTVSASLSLSNQNSTSVSLPQLSQTNKTQLTSTPASPSSTRSPDISLTLNMVSQAPGTPPSENQSFFQALAGFIRSAGPTFIYCRKLLPSCSDSTGFPQASFCSNCNSLQKICSKSESIGETPPVYNDTLKAFQTLVPAAPVWPANKSPVAELVQKTVDSSSSEKQSNSNSTLPPATPSPSTQVPLSSSIPKKIVSLEVPEGLADIVQSADTHFSYCQKIRSFCPRLESTRPYWESSSETPSKQKEFLLSTIQACSYCRSLWPICSEMVESSEFLLDPSQLFTLHGLEEEVRNAMFTISYCRNSTQDCNQLLKSNQSITTVSPINSIAPQTSNGTSPALFSSKTSTVQVDDKPIPGSSVPSQIPDPQSEDLGDLKFSNYCSRMTPVCSQLLSV
- the LOC124204379 gene encoding cuticle protein-like, whose product is MKVFILIVLCLTATAVTGQDEVPSPQESVPSVPERSEDADGYGPERVKNPPSAPVTIPTAAAAAAAYAYSAAYAQPSAPAVAPAAAPAVAPAVAPAVAPAAAPARVSGQSAAAQPPMMLMPYSFQYGVNDDAIGLDFGHKESSDGLVVTGTYYVLLPDGRMETVNYKADDNGYVAEVIYDGEAKYDNAKPQKGAGSSPGTSPQLQAPSKPASAPAPPTRAPQSLPVSNATPKAPATLPTATLKAPTKAPTKAPPTASAPVWPAVKVPVVPVAPAVDRTPSVIPATSAPVAAPAPARSAIPAPTAVWTQAVAPPPPQLSQVTTAQANTPPAGLVRPVVQPGVQAISYGQPSPPVPAPAPAYPVAPIPLTQRNTPKPLVNPY
- the LOC124206033 gene encoding adhesive plaque matrix protein-like isoform X1, with the protein product MKLLQVFCLLATIIVLSDAAAQRESKRELKRVATRQAPYDPEYYPESTGYGMPYQFGYSVYHPQSYNDYGHQEKSDGKRVDGEYRVALPDGRTQIVTYYVEGNSGFQAKVRYEPTVANPPPITPSSRPYEGPEPPYVPKKPVYAPEPVYEPRKPVYAPEPSYEPRKPEYTREPTYEPRKPFYPPPQEPAYVPKEPVYEPRPVYRPREPEYPSGHLIKKPLYEPNPFYSSTDKPSIEQHQEPFISTISPPVTDEPKSSPPPSPASEVRKPHDGYSPNPYTKPYPPNDYPTTQTPYPQTYVPYAPREYPKPHDGYSDRLYKQFQGDYGRKVQPHDGYTQKQYNEPKEEHVPVPPTSLPHDIYSHKKYNERKEEYTPNLPHDGYSPRLYNQPKEEYAPKPYTRPHEGYAPKQYPQEEHPAQEVYTPRPYQPEEHSSGRPAPHSGYGESNYRASEPRYLEKYRPRPNYPRPHDGYSTEPYPRRELNKQGVESGERKPHSGYSDNEVVELRRPASEKRRRSPPKRVVRQRYVPITRRNSRKVTKEVKGSQASPSQVSVTTVQPSQLTTNRQ
- the LOC124206033 gene encoding adhesive plaque matrix protein-like isoform X2; translation: MKVFCLLATIIVLSDAAAQRESKRELKRVATRQAPYDPEYYPESTGYGMPYQFGYSVYHPQSYNDYGHQEKSDGKRVDGEYRVALPDGRTQIVTYYVEGNSGFQAKVRYEPTVANPPPITPSSRPYEGPEPPYVPKKPVYAPEPVYEPRKPVYAPEPSYEPRKPEYTREPTYEPRKPFYPPPQEPAYVPKEPVYEPRPVYRPREPEYPSGHLIKKPLYEPNPFYSSTDKPSIEQHQEPFISTISPPVTDEPKSSPPPSPASEVRKPHDGYSPNPYTKPYPPNDYPTTQTPYPQTYVPYAPREYPKPHDGYSDRLYKQFQGDYGRKVQPHDGYTQKQYNEPKEEHVPVPPTSLPHDIYSHKKYNERKEEYTPNLPHDGYSPRLYNQPKEEYAPKPYTRPHEGYAPKQYPQEEHPAQEVYTPRPYQPEEHSSGRPAPHSGYGESNYRASEPRYLEKYRPRPNYPRPHDGYSTEPYPRRELNKQGVESGERKPHSGYSDNEVVELRRPASEKRRRSPPKRVVRQRYVPITRRNSRKVTKEVKGSQASPSQVSVTTVQPSQLTTNRQ